The Eleginops maclovinus isolate JMC-PN-2008 ecotype Puerto Natales chromosome 3, JC_Emac_rtc_rv5, whole genome shotgun sequence genome includes a region encoding these proteins:
- the setd2 gene encoding histone-lysine N-methyltransferase SETD2 isoform X2, producing MDTLLKSEIREEGSNASVKVEGLSKAALIKSLSPRVMLSNHLLPKGTKMKVNLEDQGRQKVSFGFAQIKKPLQSPFFLPASPDKSVAEPNAALSQSTSEVEEEIIDIETEQNQTPMVQKSIAETQSETPVASATILKTDLAKMHFKKQILSVSVNEENPTTLVPEEPHSLELQVLQKPTGETEFTSPQPQNVISVCPSEDVHIESPDKRVTPTLKKPAAFSGKDGESSSSAEKSIMVEKTKTRSHSDGAHPGSESDGDSGQMSSRRKSVDSKSKANSDSRSKEIKKSSSSSHVEEKEKSYSRRSENNERSSSYSKSERDPRHTSSRSSRSDKDRRRSRSRSRSRSRGSRTSSSHSRSERSRGDRGSRSERSYYLDSDRRSHRSSPRRERRRSRSRTDRTRDSSDSEDDHRKTRTRTSDSSRLSSYSSSHKDSKSSSYSKSEKVSKSSDSPHSSEFDKRTQSSKSERTSKRLSDSDSQRKCSPDLDSSYRKSSTHHKSETNSKSSSSSMHTHSQTCEKQRKSSSNDSETDHKGKSQASDKRSGSEDKCKNYPKKTSRPDSKQMTPSRSSGNTSGHDRQSHHIFNSPGKALSNTNTTDVFSQSEKEKTESSKDGNECSRQNVKEIVSCPDKKLQESLSKRSKETKSSLDVDPSAITPSENLKHASLENLTNVKNSLSSNNRPHVNSDAAVLNSCSSNDRLMGNHDKNIVDYLPGPKSLETADIPVPHDVQQNTKPEIVKDLTAGKLPGANLSLKSDSLCLDSEDQLIIEPQDMDSQKSSSATKKSRWDIVGQNTPESDNLQWSLCEESKPTLKKLISVKQIEVSKDHSQQDSDINTQQGAVTHSKLVKQTENSRQEGGSDRTSISDKYKDQSEPSQASTSIDHCDLKLRVCQKTKTEPMHVNDTSQLDKAAKMQSWNGDGHEDKAKDSTSKNKLSNRTLPNQDGLGAQSEVSDSDNSEYDSDCGEAIKRLHSVVVVPKNSSLIGDAQDTGAFPCSLMNSSEQQNPNINEVPNQGTQERQGAAFLPTTGPYDGVNDPSHSSMLCQSQSNMIDSTSHSEGSSFISAQRYVAGHMAAHGSATEPAHCLDNSRQGEQGHTQHTVSSRGERMYSHFQPVADNINDKNGLILGWEFPHPEQPSTTYQQPDSSHGPNLANTKLTETSPMGLQQRQSNATWNHQSPNTQTSRQPYLHLHEHYPDPAGEIHPDSLTNDQDDFSEDKLSDLSKTAVECGGPSTPSSFVQGHEISSNSRGSALPDAPREEHFRPHRGRGPPKKRRPEIESDSDNEAEAGPAGKRERQESADVPKESHAKAEVQRPLLNLRDFQDSSKWREFSRSKKMPPYFDLIEENLYLTERKKSKSHRDIKRMQCECPVLPREERSRGVLACGEDCLNRLLMIECSSRCLNGHYCSNRRFQMKQHADFEVILTEDKGWGLRAGNDLIANTFVLEYCGEVLDHKEFKTRVKEYARNKNIHYYFMALKNNEIIDATLKGNCSRFMNHSCEPNCETQKWTVNGQLRVGFFTSKPVPAGTELTFDYQFQRYGKEAQKCFCGAPSCRGFLGGENRVSVRAAGGKMKKDRSRKSALTTVDEELEALLENGEGLYDEKQVVSLCRLMVRVETMEQKLLCLKLIQDTQNPSCLKQFLDHHGLSLLWIFMVEISEAKGNSANNVKLQLEILKTLAVLPISTKNMLEESRILTFIQRWAQTKSLHHPAEMDGYSSENTSRAQTPLNTPDGSSTKLGPELDGESKPAVYRRLKIISENSLDSALSDASKASDGKEEEEEEDDDEEEDESLHVGLPDDKQLEAEPVCEAADPVKETTEETIKEEVQGKEEVQGKEDVQGKEDKEEETGMSASSQQQPQTEEVQEKMELGLEKDIEIKMKEDTTEGPTEELEVPKELSKEQDSREENTHQAVTEKAGLEADQPTVEVPEPESRPMLTDVADLPPEQPSENTEAKAETQEPEKPLPGIEAQPSGSTTDASSNSEPPEASLPSEVIATLVEPSAIGTPSQDEEEGVSDVESERSQEPQFSSLDICAMAARLLDSWKDLKEVYRIPKKIQVEKEANDRSRDRDTALMPRTTSGSREREREREKERERDRERDRDFERDRDRERDRDRDRDRDRDRDRDRDRDRDRDRGSDKTPQRSTERRRRRSASPPSSYERSSRRTEERFDTPNSSKTRGVGGKERNKLSTEERRKLFEQEVAQREAQKQQQLQQQQQQQQQQQQQQQQQQQQQQQQQQQQQQQQQQQQQQQQQQQQQQQQLQTLGYDPTLAYVSSAGFITYPPGYPIQTYVDPTNPNLGKVLLPTPPVDPSLNYEETPPQRLISDLGLSSPSSTSQATPVSNLPQHITPDLATGNPPQYAQPTVATQDAGVAVLSVPAAPPIQGQQSYTTLWDPTTQQAVTVQTQPAQQYTTAPPPPQTQTAIYYQGQPCQTIYSIPTAYPQANPPVIQAYTEPTASYLHGQPVYPGHQQGVVVQQGGTVTTIVTSQTVQQEMIVPNNVIDLPPPSPPKPKTIVLPPNWKVARDPEGKIYYYHIGTRQTQWDPPTWDGYSDNASVDHESEMDLGTPTYDENPSKFSTKTAEADTSSELAKKSKETFRKEMSQFIVQCLNPYRKPDCKLGRIINTEDFKHLARKLTHGVMNKELKACNNPEDLECNENVKHKTKEYIKKYMQRFGTVYRPKEDTELD from the exons ATGGACACTCTTCTCAAGTCTGAGATCAG AGAGGAAGGGAGTAATGCCTCG GTAAAGGTGGAAGGCTTATCCAAGGCAGCTCTAATCAAAAGCCTGTCTCCCAGAGTCATGCTATCCAACCATCTCTTGCCTAAAGGGACCAAAATGAAGGTCAACCTAGAGGATCAGGGTCGTCAGAAAGTGTCCTTCGGCTTCGCACAGATCAAGAAGCCACTGCAGAGCCCATTCTTCCTCCCTGCCAGTCCTGACAAGTCTGTTGCTGAGCCTAATGCTGCCTTGTCACAGTCAACCTCAGAAGTAGAAGAGGAAATTATAGACATCGAAACTGAGCAGAACCAGACCCCAATGGTGCAAAAATCAATAGCAGAgacacagtctgaaacaccagTTGCTTCAGCCACTATACTGAAAACAGACCTGGCTAAGATGCATTTCAAGAAGCAAAttctcagtgtctctgtgaaTGAAGAGAATCCAACAACTCTTGTGCCAGAGGAGCCACACTCTCTCGAATTGCAGGTTTTGCAGAAACCAACAGGTGAAACTGAATTTACATCTCCTCAGCCTCAGAATGTCATCAGTGTCTGCCCGTCTGAAGATGTTCACATTGAGTCCCCTGATAAAAGGGTTACCCCTACCCTCAAGAAGCCAGCGGCTTTCTCaggaaaagatggagagagTTCCAGCAGTGCTGAGAAGAGTATTATGGtagagaaaacaaaaaccagGTCCCACTCAGATGGAGCTCACCCTGGCTCTGAATCTGATGGAGATTCAGGCCAGATGTCTTCTCGTCGCAAATCTGTTGACTCCAAAAGTAAAGCAAACTCTGACAGCAGAAGCAAAGAGATAAAGAAGTCTTCCTCAAGTTCACAtgtggaggaaaaagaaaaaagttactCCAGGAGGTCAGAGAATAATGAAAGGTCTTCTAGTTACTCCAAATCAGAACGTGATCCAAGACACACATCCTCACGCTCATCTCGATCCGATAAAGACCGCAGAAGGTCCAGGTCTAGATCGCGGTCTAGATCAAGAGGGTCACGGACAAGTTCATCTCACTCCAGGTCAGAGAGATCCCGAGGCGACAGAGGATCACGCTCCGAAAGGTCATACTACCTTGACTCTGATCGGAGATCACACCGAAGTTCTCCACGCAGAGAGAGAAGGCGTTCTCGCTCTCGCACTGACAGAACTCGGGACAGTTCTGACTCCGAGGATGACCACAGGAAGACGAGAACAAGGACTAGTGACTCCAGTAGATTGTCCAGCTATTCAAGCTCACATAAAGACTCAAAATCATCTTCCTACTCCAAGTCTGAGAAAGTTTCTAAATCTTCAGATTCTCCTCATTCTTCAGAATTTGATAAAAGAACACAATCGTCAAAGTCTGAAAGGACCTCAAAGCGATTATCAGACTCTGATTCCCAGCGCAAGTGCTCTCCGGATCTGGACTCCAGTTACCGTAAATCTAGCACCCATCACAAATCAGAGACCAACAGCAAATCATCTTCTTCCAGCATGCATACACACTCtcaaacatgtgaaaaacagCGAAAGAGCAGCTCCAATGACTCTGAGACAGATCATAAAGGAAAATCACAGGCATCTGACAAAAGGTCTGGCTCGGaagataaatgtaaaaactaCCCGAAGAAAACCAGTAGGCCAGACTCAAAGCAGATGACCCCTTCTAGATCTTCTGGAAATACAAGTGGACACGATAGACAATCACATCACATATTTAATAGCCCTGGCAAAGCactgtcaaacacaaacaccacagatgttttttctcagagtgagaaagagaagacTGAATCCTCAAAAGATGGTAATGAATGTAGTCGTCAAAATGTTAAGGAGATAGTCTCATGCCCTGATAAAAAATTACAAGAATCGTTGTCGAAGAGATCAAAAGAAACTAAATCAAGTCTTGATGTAGACCCCTCAGCTATAACCCCAAGTGAAAACCTAAAGCACGCCTCCCTGGAAAACTTGACCAATGTGAAGAATAGCCTTTCTTCGAATAATCGACCACATGTGAACTCTGATGCAGCTGTCTTAAATTCATGCAGTAGTAATGATCGCTTAATGGGCAACCATGACAAGAACATTGTTGACTATTTACCAGGGCCAAAGTCCTTAGAAACAGCAGATATACCTGTCCCCCATGATGTCCAGCAGAACACTAAACCAGAGATTGTTAAAGATTTGACAGCTGGCAAGCTGCCTGGCGCAAATTTGTCACTCAAATCTGATTCACTGTGTCTTGACTCTGAGGATCAGCTGATAATTGAACCGCAAGATATGGATTCTCAAAAGAGCAGCAGTGCGACAAAAAAGTCCAGATGGGATATAGTTGGGCAGAACACCCCAGAGAGTGATAATTTACAGTGGTCACTTTGTGAAGAGAGTAAGCCGACTTTAAAAAAATTGATTTCTGTCAAACAAATTGAGGTTTCTAAAGATCATAGCCAACAAGACTCTGACATAAATACTCAGCAAGGAGCTGTAACACATTCCAAACTGGTTAAGCAGACAGAGAACTCTAGACAGGAAGGTGGTTCAGACCGCACATCCATATCAGATAAATACAAAGACCAAAGTGAGCCTTCACAGGCGAGCACCAGCATTGACCACTGTGACTTAAAGCTGAGAgtttgtcaaaaaacaaaaacagagccTATGCACGTAAACGATACATCGCAGCTCGACAAAGCTGCAAAGATGCAGAGTTGGAATGGCGATGGTCATGAAGACAAAGCCAAGGACAGCACTTCCAAGAATAAATTGAGTAATAGAACATTACCTAATCAGGACGGATTAGGAGCACAGAGTGAGGTCAGTGATAGCGACAACTCTGAGTATGACTCCGATTGCGGCGAGGCTATAAAACGGTTGCACTCTGTGGTGGTAGTGCCAAAGAATTCTTCGCTAATAGGAGATGCACAGGATACGGGAGCTTTTCCATGCAGTCTAATGAACAGTTCTGAACAGCAGAACCCGAATATCAATGAAGTCCCAAACCAAGGCACACAAGAAAGGCAGGGGGCTGCTTTCCTGCCAACAACTGGTCCTTATGATGGTGTAAATGATCCATCCCATAGTAGCATGTTGTGTCAATCCCAGAGTAATATGATTGACAGCACCAGTCACTCAGAGGGTTCCAGCTTCATCAGTGCACAACGTTACGTGGCGGGTCACATGGCTGCCCATGGAAGTGCCACGGAGCCTGCCCACTGCCTTGATAATTCAAGGCAGGGTGAGCAAGGGCATACACAGCATACTGTTAGCAGCAGAGGTGAAAGGATGTACTCTCATTTCCAACCTGTTGCTGACAATATCAATGATAAGAACGGACTCATCCTGGGTTGGGAATTTCCGCATCCAGAACAGCCCAGTACTACATACCAGCAGCCTGATAGCAGTCATGGGCCAAACCTAGCAAACACTAAACTGACTGAAACCTCTCCCATGGGActgcaacagagacagagtaaCGCCACCTGGAACCATCAAtccccaaacacacagactAGCAGACAACCCTACCTCCATTTGCATGAGCATTATCCGGATCCTGCAGGTGAAATCCATCCTGATTCCCTAACTAATGACCAGGACGACTTCAGTGAGGATAAACTATCTGACCTCAGTAAAACAGCTGTTGAATGTGGTGGACCTAGCACTCCTTCAAGCTTTGTTCAAGGCCACGAAATAAGCAGCAACAGCAGGGGCTCTGCTTTGCCGGACGCCCCTAGAGAAGAACATTTCAGACCCCACAGAGGAAGGGGCCCTCCCAAGAAAAGGCGGCCAGAGATTGAGTCAGATTCAGACAATGAAGCAGAAGCTGGGCCTGCAGGCAAGAGGGAACGGCAAGAAAGTGCTGACGTCCCCAAGGAAAGTCATGCCAAAGCTGAGGTGCAGCGTCCATTGCTCAATCTGCGAGACTTTCAAGACTCCAGTAAATGGAGAGAGTTTTCCAGGTCTAAGAAGATGCCCCCCTACTTTGACCTGATTGAGGAGAACCTGTACCTGACAGAAAG aaagaaaagcaaatccCATCGAGATATCAAGAGAATGCAATGCGAGTGCCCAGTGCTGCCCAGAGAGGAGCGCTCGAGAGGAGTATTGGCATGCGGGGAAGACTGTTTGAATCGGCTGCTCATGATTGAGTG CTCCTCACGGTGTCTGAATGGACACTACTGCTCTAATAGACGCTTTCAGATGAAGCAACATGCAGACTTCGAGGTCATCCTCACAGAAGACAAGGGCTGGGGTCTACGGGCAGGGAATGACTTGATTGC AAACACCTTTGTGCTGGAGTACTGCGGGGAGGTATTGGACCACAAGGAGTTCAAAACCCGGGTGAAAGAATATGCTCGCAATAAGAACATCCACTACTACTTCATGGCGCTAAAGAACAATGAG ATCATTGATGCAACGCTGAAGGGGAACTGCTCCCGTTTTATGAACCATAGCTGTGAGCCCAACTGTGAGACCCAGAAG TGGACGGTCAATGGCCAGCTTAGGGTTGGGTTCTTCACCTCGAAGCCAGTCCCTGCAGGAACTGAACTGACATTTGATTACCAGTTCCAGAGATACGG CAAAGAAGCACAGAAATGCTTCTGTGGAGCACCCAGCTGCAGAGGCTTCCTCGGCGGGGAGAACAGAGTCAGTGTTCGGGCAGCTGGTGGGAAGATGAAGAAAGACCGCAGCCGAAAGAGCGCTCTCACCACG GTTGATGAAGAGCTGGAGGCGCTACTAGAAAATGGAGAAGGCCTGTATGATGAGAAACAGGTGgtgtctctctgcagactgATGGTCCGAGTGGAAACCATGGAGCAGAAACTCCTCTGTCTCAAGCTGATACAA GATACTCAAAATCCATCATGCCTGAAGCAGTTCCTGGACCATCATGGATTGTCTTTGCTGTGGATCTTCATGGTGGAGATTTCTGAAGCTAAAGGCAACAGTGCCAATAACGTCAAACTGCAGTTAGAG ATTTTGAAGACCTTGGCTGTGCTCCCTATCTCCACCAAGAACATGTTGGAGGAGAGCAGAATACTTACCTTTATCCAGCGATGGGCACAGACGAAATCGCTCCATCACCCTGCTGAGATGGACGGCTACTCTAGTGAGAACACCTCCCGCGCTCAAACCCCCCTCAACACTCCTGATGGTTCCTCCACCAAACTGGGACCAGAATTGGATGGCGAATCCAAACCTGCCGTGTACCGCCGCCTTAAAATCATCAGTGAAAACAGTCTGGACAGTGCACTCTCTGACGCTAGCAAAGCATCTGATggcaaggaggaggaggaggaggaggatgatgatgaggaagaagatgaatcCTTACATGTAGGACTTCCTGACGACAAACAGTTGGAGGCAGAGCCGGTGTGTGAGGCTGCAGATCCAGTGAAAGAAACAACGGAAGAGACGATTAAAGAGGAGGTCCAGGGCAAAGAGGAGGTCCAGGGCAAAGAGGATGTCCAGGGCAAAGAGGATAAAGAGGAGGAGACGGGGATGAGTGCCAGCAGTCAGCAACAACCTCAAACTGAAGAGGTACAAGAAAAAATGGAGTTGGGTTTGGAGAAAGATATTGAGATTAAGATGAAAGAGGACACAACTGAGGGTCCTACGGAAGAACTTGAAGTGCCGAAAGAGCTTAGTAAAGAACAAGACAGTAGAGAGGAGAACACACATCAGGCTGTGACGGAAAAGGCTGGACTCGAAGCAGACCAGCCCACTGTTGAAGTTCCTGAACCAGAGAGTAGGCCCATGCTAACAGATGTTGCTGATCTCCCACCTGAGCAGCCTTCAGAGAATACAGAGGCCAAGGCAGAGACACAAGAACCTGAGAAGCCTCTTCCTGGCATCGAGGCACAACCTAGTGGATCTACCACTGATGCTTCCTCTAACTCTGAGCCCCCGGAGGCCAGTTTGCCCTCTGAAGTCATAGCAACCCTCGTGGAGCCATCAGCCATAGGAACTCCTTCtcaagatgaagaggaaggtgtCTCAGATGTGGAAAGTGAGAGGAGTCAGGAGCCTCAATTCAGTTCTTTGGACATCTGTGCCATGGCTGCCAGGCTTCTGGACAGCTGGAAAGATCTGAAG GAGGTGTACAGAATACCAAAGAAGATTCAGGTGGAGAAGGAGGCAAATG ATCGTAGCCGGGATAGAGACACAGCTTTGATGCCACGCACCACTTCTGGTAGCCGAGAGCGTGAGAGGGAGCGAGAAAAGGAGAGGGAgcgtgacagagagagagaccgtGATTTTGAAAGAGACAGGGATCGAGAGAGGGACCGAGATCGGGACCGAGATCGGGACCGGGATCGGGACAGAGATCGAGACAGAGATCGGGATCGGGATCGAGGCTCCGACAAAACTCCTCAACGCAGCACAGAGAGACGGAGGAGACGATCTGCTTCACCACCGTCATCCTACGAGAGGAGCAGCCGACGCACCGAGGAACG GTTTGACACGCCTAACAGCAGCAAGACTCGGGGAGTTGGTGGTAAGGAGCGCAACAAGCTGTCTACAGAGGAGCGCAGGAAGCTGTTTGAGCAGGAGGTTGCACAGCGGGAAGCCCAGAAACAACAGCAGcttcaacaacaacagcagcagcaacaacaacaacagcaacaacaacaacagcagcagcagcaacaacagcagcagcagcagcagcaacaacagcaacagcagcagcagcagcagcaacaacagcagcagcagcagcaacaacagcagcttcAAACACTGGGTTATGACCCCACTCTGGCCTATGTCTCCAGCGCTGGCTTCATCACCTACCCTCCTGGATATCCCATCCAGACCTATGTTGATCCCACAAACCCTAATCTAGGCAAAGTACTGCTACCCACACCTCCGGTTGATCCCTCCCTGAACTATGAAGAGACGCCTCCCCAGCGTCTTATCTCAGACCTGGGACTGTCCTCTCCATCCTCCACTTCCCAGGCCACTCCGGTCTCTAATCTTCCTCAGCACATCACCCCTGACCTTGCCACTGGCAACCCTCCACAGTATGCCCAGCCAACTGTAGCAACTCAGGACGCAGGGGTTGCGGTCCTCTCCGTGCCCGCAGCCCCTCCGATACAGGGCCAGCAGAGCTACACTACTCTGTGGGATCCCACTACTCAGCAGGCCGTGACTGTGCAGACACAGCCAGCGCAGCAGTACACCACAGCCCCACCACCGCCTCAGACACAGACAGCCATCTATTACCAGGGGCAGCCGTGCCAAACCATCTACAGCATCCCCACCGCCTACCCACAGGCCAACCCCCCCGTCATACAG gCGTACACTGAACCCACAGCCAGCTACCTGCACGGGCAGCCTGTGTATCCTGGCCATCAGCAGGGAGTGGTGGTGCAGCAGGGAGGCACCGTCACCACTATTGTCACATCCCAAACGGTCCAACAG GAAATGATTGTACCCAACAACGTGATAGACctgcctcctccctctcctcccaaACCCAAAACAATAGTCCTACCTCCAAACTGGAAAGTGGCCCGGGACCCTGAAGGAAAGATCTACTACTACCACATCGGCACAAG GCAAACACAGTGGGACCCTCCAACATGGGATGGATATAGCGACAACGCAAGTGTGGACCATGAATCTGAGATGGACCTGGGGACACCCACCTATGATGAGAATCCTTCCAAG tTCTCTACAAAGACAGCTGAGGCAGACACTTCCAGTGAGCTGGCTAAAAAGAGTAAAGAGACATTTCGCAAAGAG ATGTCCCAGTTCATAGTACAGTGTCTAAATCCTTATCGGAAGCCAGACTGCAAACTTGGGCGCATCATCAACACGGAAGATTTCAAACACCTGGCTAGAAAG CTAACTCATGGAGTTATGAACAAGGAGTTGAAAGCTTGCAATAATCCTGAGGACCTTGAGTGTAACGAGAATGTGAAGCACAAGACCAAGGAGTACATCAAGAAGTACATGCAGAGATTTGGCACTGTGTACAGGCCCAAGGAGGACACGGAGCTGGACTAG